One genomic window of Evansella cellulosilytica DSM 2522 includes the following:
- the speD gene encoding adenosylmethionine decarboxylase: MNTMGRHVIAELKDCNLEKLIDMQYMERVFVDAALEAGAEVREVVFHKFAPYGISGVVIISESHLTIHSFPEHKYASIDIYTCGDLDPHVAANYIMGSLEAKSTQSLELSRGIGPIKINQ; encoded by the coding sequence ATGAATACGATGGGCAGGCATGTTATTGCAGAATTAAAGGATTGTAACTTAGAAAAATTAATTGATATGCAATACATGGAAAGGGTTTTTGTGGATGCGGCACTAGAAGCGGGTGCGGAAGTAAGAGAAGTAGTATTTCATAAATTTGCACCATACGGAATAAGTGGAGTAGTGATCATTAGTGAGTCACACTTAACTATTCATAGTTTTCCGGAGCATAAATATGCTAGCATTGATATTTACACTTGTGGAGATCTAGACCCGCATGTTGCAGCAAACTATATTATGGGATCTCTAGAAGCAAAGTCGACACAATCGTTAGAATTATCTCGAGGTATAGGTCCTATCAAAATAAATCAATAA
- a CDS encoding response regulator transcription factor, protein MAQHILVVDDEESIVTLLQFNLEQGGFQVSTAMDGQTALDKALNESFDFIVLDLMLPEMDGLEVCKQLRQNKIMTPILMLTAKDDEFDKVLGLELGADDYLTKPFSPREVVARVRAILRRTKAAKRSEKDDNEKEKIVIGDVEIYSDNYEVFLKGNQLELTPKEFELLLYLANHKGRVMTRDQLLNAVWNYEFVGDTRIVDVHISHLREKIEPNTKKPIYIKTIRGLGYKLEVPLKDE, encoded by the coding sequence ATGGCACAGCACATACTAGTCGTAGATGATGAAGAATCTATTGTTACTTTACTTCAATTTAATTTGGAGCAAGGGGGATTTCAAGTTTCTACGGCGATGGATGGACAGACAGCACTTGATAAAGCACTAAATGAGTCATTCGATTTTATTGTATTAGATTTAATGCTTCCAGAAATGGATGGATTAGAAGTTTGTAAGCAGTTAAGACAAAATAAAATAATGACGCCTATCTTAATGTTAACAGCCAAGGACGACGAATTTGATAAAGTACTAGGTTTAGAGTTAGGCGCAGACGATTACTTAACAAAGCCATTTAGTCCAAGAGAGGTTGTAGCTAGAGTTAGGGCAATTTTAAGAAGAACGAAAGCAGCGAAGCGAAGTGAAAAGGATGATAATGAAAAAGAAAAAATAGTCATTGGTGATGTTGAAATTTATTCTGATAATTACGAAGTGTTTTTAAAAGGCAATCAGCTAGAGCTTACACCTAAAGAGTTCGAATTACTTTTGTACTTAGCTAATCATAAAGGGCGTGTCATGACAAGAGACCAGCTCTTAAATGCCGTTTGGAATTATGAATTTGTTGGTGATACAAGAATTGTAGATGTTCACATTAGTCACTTAAGAGAGAAAATAGAACCTAATACAAAAAAACCAATATATATAAAAACGATTCGAGGATTAGGTTATAAGTTAGAGGTACCGCTAAAAGATGAATAG
- a CDS encoding DUF2524 family protein — protein sequence MNTSITHYMMNVKETVEEAQKELLDIKIIREYDPTEYSYAFKQLKELEEEASVLLETATPEEQVAIREARDLVLYTQEVMTRGI from the coding sequence ATGAATACTAGCATTACACATTACATGATGAACGTAAAAGAGACAGTCGAGGAAGCGCAAAAGGAATTATTAGATATAAAAATAATAAGAGAATACGATCCAACAGAGTATAGTTATGCGTTCAAACAATTAAAGGAATTAGAAGAAGAGGCAAGTGTCCTTTTAGAAACCGCTACTCCTGAAGAGCAAGTAGCTATTCGTGAGGCGAGAGACCTCGTACTTTACACACAAGAAGTAATGACAAGAGGAATATAG
- the mutM gene encoding DNA-formamidopyrimidine glycosylase, translating into MPELPEVETVKRTLKKLILNETIKDVRVSWPKIIKEPDDIDEFRLKLIGQTFHDIKRRGKFLVFLLDDYALISHLRMEGRYGIFSEDEEPDKHTHVRFILESNKELRYRDVRKFGTMHLFPKGEEYNHLPLIQLGVEPFSNEFTPERLYHLLNKTTRNIKATLLDQTYVVGLGNIYVDEALFRANIHPEVASNELNTNDVKKLHKSIVDTLEEAVNMGGSSIKTYVNGQGEMGMFQQTLYVYGRKGMECKVCGDEIVKNVVSGRGTHTCPSCQKVRNH; encoded by the coding sequence ATGCCCGAATTACCAGAGGTCGAAACAGTAAAACGAACGTTAAAAAAGTTAATCTTAAATGAGACAATAAAAGATGTACGAGTTTCCTGGCCAAAGATCATTAAGGAGCCAGACGATATTGATGAATTTAGACTAAAACTAATTGGACAAACGTTTCACGATATTAAAAGAAGAGGGAAGTTCCTTGTTTTTCTATTAGATGACTATGCGCTAATTTCTCACCTACGTATGGAAGGGAGATACGGCATCTTTTCTGAAGACGAAGAGCCAGATAAACATACACACGTTCGATTTATTTTAGAAAGTAATAAAGAACTACGCTATCGAGATGTGCGTAAGTTTGGGACGATGCACTTATTCCCAAAGGGAGAAGAGTACAATCACTTACCATTAATACAGTTAGGAGTGGAACCATTTTCAAATGAGTTCACGCCTGAACGTTTATATCATCTTTTAAATAAGACAACAAGAAATATTAAAGCGACCCTTTTAGATCAGACATATGTCGTTGGATTAGGAAATATTTATGTTGATGAGGCATTGTTTCGAGCTAATATCCATCCAGAGGTTGCAAGTAATGAACTTAATACCAATGATGTGAAAAAGCTTCACAAAAGTATTGTTGATACGTTAGAAGAAGCTGTTAATATGGGTGGCTCCTCTATAAAAACATACGTAAATGGTCAAGGAGAAATGGGGATGTTTCAGCAAACACTTTACGTGTATGGTCGAAAAGGAATGGAATGTAAAGTGTGTGGAGACGAAATTGTAAAAAACGTTGTTAGTGGAAGAGGAACTCATACGTGTCCATCCTGCCAAAAGGTACGTAATCATTGA
- a CDS encoding enoyl-CoA hydratase, which produces MFAKKRKLGQLIDQLHIGQTFEMSQAINDKDILLYLGFTDDANPVYIQHDYTARTPYKKPIVPNVMINGIVTTVISMHLPGPGSTINKLNLSYPHPLYHYGTLSLKMKIKEIDHSKHKITIEALGVNEIEEKVLEGEIEVTPPYPWKPMTHDAGNFENF; this is translated from the coding sequence TTGTTTGCGAAAAAAAGAAAACTTGGCCAATTGATAGATCAATTGCATATAGGTCAAACTTTTGAAATGTCACAAGCCATCAATGATAAAGATATTTTATTATACTTAGGCTTCACAGATGATGCAAATCCAGTTTATATCCAGCATGATTATACAGCTAGAACTCCATATAAAAAGCCAATTGTTCCAAACGTGATGATAAATGGTATTGTAACAACTGTTATATCGATGCACTTACCGGGACCTGGGAGCACCATAAATAAATTAAATCTTTCCTATCCGCACCCTCTATATCACTATGGAACACTTTCATTGAAAATGAAAATAAAGGAAATTGATCATAGTAAACATAAAATCACCATTGAAGCTCTAGGAGTGAATGAAATAGAAGAAAAAGTGTTAGAAGGAGAAATAGAAGTAACTCCTCCTTATCCTTGGAAGCCGATGACACATGATGCGGGCAATTTTGAGAACTTTTAA
- the coaE gene encoding dephospho-CoA kinase (Dephospho-CoA kinase (CoaE) performs the final step in coenzyme A biosynthesis.) — MIIGLTGGIATGKSTVSLMLKEKGFPIVDADQIAKEAVMPKREAYIKIVETFGEGILLHDTSIDRKKLGSIIFKDEGKRKALNDIVHPVVRRKMKEETNMYKKNGYKTVILDIPLLIESNLLSLVEKVLLVYVPQTIQLRRLMTRDSSTEKEALSRIHAQIPIDEKKKYANAIIYNDGTFEDTKKQLNELIHRWQLICK, encoded by the coding sequence ATGATTATCGGACTTACTGGAGGCATAGCTACAGGGAAGTCTACTGTCTCCCTTATGCTAAAGGAGAAAGGATTTCCAATAGTAGATGCAGATCAAATAGCAAAAGAAGCTGTAATGCCTAAACGTGAAGCTTACATCAAAATTGTGGAAACCTTTGGAGAAGGCATTTTATTGCATGACACGTCTATTGATCGAAAAAAGCTTGGTTCAATTATTTTTAAAGATGAAGGGAAAAGAAAAGCACTGAATGATATCGTTCATCCCGTTGTTAGAAGAAAAATGAAAGAAGAAACGAATATGTATAAAAAAAATGGTTATAAAACTGTTATTTTAGATATCCCTTTATTAATAGAGAGTAACCTTCTTTCTCTTGTCGAGAAGGTATTACTAGTATATGTCCCTCAAACGATACAGTTAAGACGCCTCATGACTCGTGATTCATCAACGGAAAAAGAAGCACTTAGCCGAATACATGCACAAATACCAATTGACGAAAAGAAAAAATACGCAAATGCAATTATCTACAATGATGGCACATTTGAAGACACTAAAAAGCAATTAAATGAACTCATTCACCGCTGGCAATTAATATGCAAATAA
- the nrdR gene encoding transcriptional regulator NrdR has product MICPSCHHNGTRVLDSRPSDEGHSIRRRRECEECSYRFTTFERVEKTPLIVVKKGGNREEFSREKVLRGLIRACEKRPVPLEKLEKLVEDVEKEIRNKGLSEVPSNEIGEQVMEHLVVLDDVAYVRFASVYRQFKDINVFVEELKELLDRENKK; this is encoded by the coding sequence ATGATTTGTCCAAGCTGTCATCATAATGGGACAAGGGTCTTAGATTCAAGGCCGAGTGATGAAGGGCATTCCATTCGCCGCCGTAGAGAGTGTGAGGAATGTAGCTACCGTTTTACAACCTTTGAACGTGTTGAAAAAACACCATTAATTGTTGTGAAAAAAGGTGGAAATAGAGAAGAATTTAGTAGAGAGAAAGTATTGAGAGGTCTTATTCGTGCTTGTGAAAAACGTCCAGTCCCGTTAGAAAAGCTTGAAAAACTTGTAGAAGATGTTGAAAAAGAGATTCGCAACAAGGGATTATCAGAGGTACCATCTAATGAAATTGGTGAACAAGTAATGGAGCATCTCGTTGTATTAGATGATGTTGCATATGTGCGGTTTGCTTCTGTTTATCGACAGTTTAAAGATATAAACGTATTTGTTGAAGAACTTAAAGAACTATTAGATAGGGAAAATAAAAAGTAG
- the polA gene encoding DNA polymerase I, whose amino-acid sequence MNKLVLVDGNSIAYRAFFALPLLNNEKGVFTNAVYGFTTMLLKILEEEKPTHMLVAFDAGKTTFRHNTYKEYKGKRQKTPGELAEQLPVMRDLLKAFNITYYEVENYEADDIIGTLSTKASKSNWEVKIVSGDKDLLQLVSENVKVALTRKGITNVDTYDLQMIDEKYGIKPEQIIDMKGLMGDASDNIPGVPGVGEKTALKLLKQFGTVEKLYESLEDVSGKKLKEKLAENKDNAFMSKKLATIELNSPVTIDFEDTKLTDPNNKEVTALFKELEFNSLLERIDQEEEAEQPLVDVDVEVVHTITEDMLYSPSAIVVEVLEENYHNAEIVGISIVNEVGSYYIPTEVAINSDMFKKWANDEKNEKWIFNAKQAIVSLGWNDISLRGVTFDIQIASYLIDPSASSHEMADISNRKRSYTVKSDEAVYGKGKKRQVPEEEIVAQHLVRKAAAINVLKEELESELKENEQFELFKDLEMPLSIVLGHMEMNGISINKEELLQMGETLSDKLSTMEKEIHELAGVEFNINSPKQLGEILFDKLQLPVVKKTKTGYSTSADVLEQLRDKHEIVEKILLYRQLGKLNSTYIEGLLKVIHQKSGKIHTIFNQALTQTGRLSSTEPNLQNIPIRLEEGRKIRRAFVPERENAVIFAADYSQIELRVLAHISNDENLTNAFKENMDVHTKTAMDVFHVSADEVTSLMRRTAKAVNFGIVYGISDYGLSQNLGITRKEAKKFIDRYFDSYPGVKEYMESIVEEARVNGYVTTMLHRRRYLPEITSRNFNLRSFAERTAMNTPIQGSAADIIKKAMVKMEEEMKEKGLKSTLLLQVHDELIFEVVQEEIETMKELVPKVMENAVNLAVPLKVDFSFGDTWYDAK is encoded by the coding sequence ATGAATAAACTCGTCTTAGTGGACGGAAATAGTATCGCGTATCGTGCTTTTTTTGCATTGCCATTGTTAAATAATGAAAAAGGTGTATTTACAAATGCAGTTTATGGTTTTACTACAATGCTTTTAAAGATATTAGAAGAAGAAAAACCGACACATATGCTTGTTGCGTTTGATGCAGGGAAAACGACATTTCGTCATAATACATACAAAGAATATAAAGGTAAACGTCAGAAAACTCCAGGAGAACTAGCGGAACAGCTCCCAGTGATGAGAGATTTGTTGAAGGCTTTTAATATTACATATTATGAAGTGGAAAACTATGAAGCAGATGACATTATTGGAACACTTTCAACAAAAGCCTCGAAAAGTAATTGGGAAGTTAAGATTGTTAGTGGTGATAAAGATTTATTACAGCTAGTGTCCGAGAATGTAAAAGTAGCATTAACTAGAAAAGGAATCACGAATGTGGACACATATGATTTGCAGATGATTGATGAAAAATATGGGATTAAACCTGAGCAAATCATAGACATGAAGGGACTAATGGGTGATGCCTCTGACAATATTCCTGGTGTACCAGGTGTTGGAGAAAAAACAGCCCTAAAGCTTTTAAAGCAATTTGGAACAGTTGAAAAGCTTTATGAATCATTAGAAGATGTCTCTGGGAAAAAGTTAAAGGAAAAGCTAGCGGAGAACAAAGACAACGCATTTATGAGTAAAAAGCTTGCAACAATTGAGTTAAATAGTCCTGTTACTATCGATTTTGAAGATACAAAGCTTACTGATCCTAACAATAAAGAAGTAACCGCTTTGTTTAAAGAGCTAGAATTTAACTCACTTCTTGAAAGGATTGACCAAGAAGAAGAGGCAGAGCAGCCATTGGTAGATGTAGACGTGGAGGTAGTTCATACTATAACAGAGGACATGCTATATAGTCCTTCGGCAATTGTTGTCGAAGTGTTGGAAGAGAACTACCACAACGCAGAAATTGTAGGTATCTCTATTGTAAATGAAGTTGGTAGTTACTACATTCCAACTGAAGTAGCAATCAATAGTGACATGTTTAAAAAATGGGCAAATGATGAGAAAAACGAAAAATGGATTTTTAATGCAAAACAAGCAATCGTATCTTTAGGGTGGAACGATATCTCTTTAAGAGGTGTTACGTTCGACATACAAATTGCATCTTATTTAATTGATCCTTCCGCTAGCTCACATGAAATGGCAGATATTTCAAATAGGAAACGAAGCTATACGGTGAAATCGGATGAAGCTGTTTACGGGAAAGGGAAAAAGCGCCAAGTCCCAGAAGAGGAAATCGTGGCTCAGCATTTAGTTAGAAAAGCTGCGGCTATTAATGTATTGAAAGAAGAGTTAGAAAGTGAACTAAAAGAGAATGAGCAATTTGAGCTTTTTAAAGATTTAGAAATGCCATTGTCTATTGTGTTAGGCCACATGGAGATGAATGGTATTAGTATAAATAAAGAAGAGCTTCTTCAGATGGGAGAAACGTTAAGTGATAAACTAAGTACGATGGAAAAAGAGATTCATGAGCTAGCAGGGGTCGAATTTAACATTAATTCTCCGAAGCAATTGGGTGAAATATTATTTGATAAACTGCAATTACCAGTTGTTAAAAAGACGAAGACAGGTTATTCGACATCGGCTGATGTATTAGAACAGTTAAGGGACAAGCATGAGATTGTGGAGAAAATTTTACTGTACCGTCAACTTGGTAAGTTAAATTCAACCTACATTGAAGGATTACTAAAAGTCATACACCAAAAGTCTGGAAAGATTCACACTATATTTAACCAGGCATTAACACAAACAGGGAGACTAAGCTCAACAGAGCCTAACCTTCAAAACATTCCAATTCGACTTGAGGAAGGAAGAAAAATAAGACGAGCATTTGTGCCTGAAAGAGAAAATGCAGTTATTTTTGCTGCTGATTATTCACAAATTGAGCTTCGTGTTTTAGCACATATATCAAACGATGAAAATTTAACAAATGCCTTCAAAGAAAATATGGATGTGCATACGAAAACAGCGATGGATGTATTTCATGTTTCAGCAGATGAAGTGACGAGCTTAATGAGAAGAACAGCAAAAGCAGTCAATTTCGGAATTGTATACGGCATTAGTGATTATGGTCTATCACAAAACTTAGGGATTACCCGTAAAGAAGCGAAAAAGTTTATTGACCGTTACTTCGATAGCTATCCAGGAGTGAAGGAGTATATGGAATCGATTGTGGAGGAAGCGCGTGTTAATGGCTATGTTACGACGATGCTTCATAGAAGAAGGTATTTACCCGAAATTACTTCTAGAAACTTTAATTTAAGAAGTTTTGCTGAACGTACCGCAATGAATACCCCTATACAGGGAAGTGCAGCTGATATTATTAAAAAAGCAATGGTGAAAATGGAAGAAGAGATGAAGGAAAAAGGATTGAAGTCTACGCTCCTATTACAAGTACATGATGAATTGATATTTGAAGTAGTTCAAGAGGAAATTGAGACGATGAAAGAGTTAGTTCCAAAGGTGATGGAGAATGCTGTTAACCTGGCAGTTCCTTTAAAGGTTGATTTTTCATTTGGAGATACATGGTACGACGCAAAGTAA
- a CDS encoding replication initiation and membrane attachment family protein produces MHWKEILPSDRFIAYMKDRLHETDRDVLTLLYQPLIGATAFSLYMTLASELSRHVGKKIERTHKTLMIYTGKHLDEIFQERKKLEAIGLLKVYREKQTDEFVHYYELQPPMSPESFFLDDMLSVFLYNRIGSKDRYIQLRNCFKVEQVDISNHEDITRSFDQVFTSLHPSELNSVHPDMDDVLTRSDALEGRKKNENYIIEGIDFDFNAFLSFLPPFVVKDGLLKRDKKALIYKMAFLYKLTPNEMSKVVQDSILHTDELDEEEFKKQVKRRYRMNEIDKPPTLGLRVHPEALRTIEKPKTAEEEQIYYFETTSPIEFMQDWGNGAKVSPSDLEIIEKLMFDYKLEPGVVNVLLEYIFIMHDKKLNKNLAYKIASHWARANLKTVKEAMNFARKEYDKIESFQKSKETKAANTIKNTSKNVRQEPLPKWMTEDKWKSKTESAEQLSEAKKKVELYKEMLKNSKKEG; encoded by the coding sequence TTGCATTGGAAAGAAATTTTACCGTCTGATCGATTTATTGCTTATATGAAGGATCGCTTACACGAAACAGATAGAGATGTATTAACGTTACTATATCAACCGTTAATAGGAGCTACAGCTTTTAGTTTATATATGACGTTAGCAAGCGAGTTAAGTAGGCATGTAGGTAAAAAAATTGAGCGAACACATAAAACATTAATGATCTATACGGGAAAGCACCTTGATGAAATTTTTCAAGAGCGAAAAAAGCTAGAAGCAATAGGATTGTTAAAAGTATATAGAGAAAAACAGACAGATGAATTTGTTCATTATTATGAATTACAACCTCCAATGTCACCAGAATCCTTTTTTTTAGATGATATGTTGAGTGTCTTTTTATATAATCGAATCGGAAGTAAAGACAGATATATTCAGCTACGTAACTGCTTTAAAGTAGAACAAGTCGATATTAGCAATCATGAAGATATTACGAGATCATTTGATCAAGTATTTACTTCTCTACATCCTTCAGAATTAAATAGTGTACACCCAGATATGGATGATGTTTTAACAAGAAGTGACGCTCTTGAGGGACGCAAGAAGAATGAAAATTACATTATTGAAGGAATTGATTTTGACTTTAACGCCTTTTTATCATTTTTGCCTCCATTTGTAGTGAAGGATGGGCTATTAAAACGAGATAAAAAAGCATTAATTTATAAAATGGCATTTTTATATAAATTAACCCCTAATGAAATGAGTAAGGTTGTCCAAGATTCCATTTTGCATACCGATGAGTTAGATGAAGAAGAATTCAAAAAACAAGTGAAACGTAGGTACCGTATGAATGAAATCGATAAGCCACCTACACTTGGCTTACGAGTACATCCGGAAGCGCTACGTACGATAGAAAAACCTAAAACAGCAGAAGAAGAACAAATTTATTACTTCGAAACGACATCACCAATTGAATTTATGCAGGACTGGGGAAATGGTGCTAAAGTTTCGCCAAGCGATTTAGAGATAATTGAAAAGCTCATGTTTGATTATAAGCTTGAACCTGGTGTTGTAAATGTTTTACTTGAATATATTTTTATTATGCATGATAAAAAATTAAATAAAAACTTAGCATATAAAATTGCCAGTCACTGGGCGCGAGCGAATTTAAAGACGGTGAAAGAAGCGATGAATTTTGCTAGGAAAGAATATGATAAAATAGAAAGCTTCCAAAAAAGTAAAGAAACGAAGGCGGCTAATACGATAAAGAATACTTCTAAAAATGTACGCCAAGAACCTTTGCCTAAATGGATGACGGAAGATAAGTGGAAAAGCAAAACAGAAAGTGCAGAACAATTGTCAGAAGCTAAAAAGAAAGTGGAATTATATAAAGAAATGTTAAAGAACTCGAAGAAGGAGGGATAA
- the pnpS gene encoding two-component system histidine kinase PnpS: MNSFRAKLIFPITLIILIVLTSLGVILGPLFKEFYFERMSERIAKETEVVALYIEDVPLSDQKLLGQKMNAMADRLEIRITMIDMDGNVIGETHGEAELMENHLSRPEIQRVNELGAGQEVRFSNTVNKELLYYAIPFIQSGEQTAYIRTGIPIEQLNSMYQNIWGVIFVSFLIGFVVIVVLITKITNQQLTPIEDARIVANQLAKGNFSVRTYEGIPNEAGQLNRSLNVLAENLSHITKTYEVQQDRLETLIDNMGSGLLLINSKGDITLVNKTCQSIFQENTDHWINKLYYQVIKHREVIKFIQEILLTEKRIKKHLALPIGIEIRHFDVYGAPIIGSDLSLTGIVLVFHDITELKKLEQARKDFVANVSHELKTPVTSLKGFTETLLSGAVHDEQLREKFLTIISNESERLESLIHDLLELSKIEGSQFVLNWDLVNIDVLLSDVFMMLESKAQNKNIHFSKEVIGDTVIEADAHRIKQVFINIINNAIMYTPNDGEVHVKVIEKAETVIVEVQDTGIGISKKEIPRIFERFYRVDRARSRNSGGTGLGLAIVKHLIEAHRATMSVDSEVGQGTTFKMEFKKQQEKKFH; this comes from the coding sequence ATGAATAGTTTCCGAGCTAAACTCATTTTTCCGATTACACTCATAATTTTAATTGTGCTAACAAGTTTAGGTGTAATTTTAGGCCCTTTATTTAAGGAGTTTTACTTTGAGCGAATGAGTGAGCGAATTGCTAAAGAGACAGAAGTGGTCGCTTTATATATTGAAGACGTACCTTTAAGCGATCAAAAGCTTCTTGGTCAGAAAATGAATGCAATGGCCGATAGGCTTGAGATTAGAATTACAATGATTGATATGGATGGAAATGTCATTGGGGAAACGCATGGTGAAGCCGAGCTAATGGAGAACCACTTATCTCGTCCCGAAATTCAAAGAGTGAACGAACTTGGGGCAGGACAAGAAGTACGATTCAGTAATACGGTAAATAAAGAGCTACTTTATTATGCTATTCCATTTATCCAATCAGGTGAGCAAACAGCTTATATTAGGACAGGTATACCAATAGAACAATTAAATTCTATGTATCAAAATATATGGGGTGTCATTTTCGTTAGTTTTTTAATAGGATTTGTTGTGATTGTTGTTTTAATTACTAAAATAACGAATCAACAGCTTACACCTATAGAAGATGCACGAATAGTTGCTAATCAATTGGCGAAAGGAAATTTTTCTGTTAGAACGTATGAAGGTATTCCAAACGAAGCGGGACAATTGAATCGTTCTTTAAATGTATTAGCAGAAAATTTATCACATATTACGAAAACGTATGAAGTACAGCAAGATAGACTTGAAACGTTAATTGATAATATGGGCAGTGGCTTACTACTTATTAATTCTAAAGGGGATATAACGTTAGTAAATAAAACATGCCAATCAATTTTTCAAGAAAATACGGATCACTGGATTAATAAATTGTATTACCAAGTTATTAAGCATAGGGAAGTCATCAAGTTTATCCAGGAAATATTGTTAACAGAGAAAAGAATTAAAAAACATTTAGCACTACCTATAGGTATTGAGATTAGACATTTTGATGTTTACGGTGCACCAATTATCGGTTCTGATTTAAGTCTTACTGGTATAGTTCTTGTTTTTCACGATATAACCGAATTGAAAAAGCTTGAGCAGGCTAGAAAAGATTTTGTTGCAAATGTGTCTCATGAACTGAAAACACCAGTTACATCACTTAAAGGATTCACAGAAACACTTCTCTCTGGAGCCGTACATGATGAGCAGTTAAGAGAGAAATTTCTAACGATTATCTCTAATGAATCAGAAAGGCTAGAATCTCTCATTCATGATTTATTGGAACTCTCAAAGATAGAAGGATCACAATTCGTATTGAATTGGGATTTGGTGAATATCGATGTTTTATTAAGTGATGTTTTTATGATGTTAGAGAGTAAAGCTCAAAATAAAAATATTCATTTTTCAAAAGAAGTAATTGGTGACACTGTCATAGAGGCTGATGCACATCGTATAAAACAAGTTTTTATTAACATTATCAATAACGCGATCATGTACACACCGAACGATGGAGAAGTTCATGTAAAAGTCATCGAAAAGGCTGAAACAGTTATTGTGGAGGTGCAAGATACAGGTATTGGTATTAGCAAGAAAGAAATTCCGAGAATTTTTGAGCGTTTTTACCGTGTTGATCGTGCACGTAGTCGTAACTCTGGAGGAACAGGATTAGGGTTAGCAATCGTAAAACATTTAATTGAAGCTCATAGAGCAACAATGAGTGTAGATAGTGAAGTTGGTCAAGGGACGACTTTTAAAATGGAATTTAAAAAGCAACAAGAAAAGAAGTTTCATTAA
- the ytaF gene encoding sporulation membrane protein YtaF, with protein sequence MAEMISLFLLAFAVSMDSFGVGLTYGLRKMKLPFSSLLFIAGFSAFSILIAMAIGSGLQQLISTSVAESIGGIILIGIGAWAIYQSYRPAKTEKKTKKEKETLINLEIKTLGIVIKILRKPMVADLDNSGAITGKEALLLGLALSLDAFGAGIGASLIGLSPWLMAISVGVMCGVFLSLGMKSGWLFSGIKWIQRFSFLPGLLLIIIGVWQL encoded by the coding sequence ATGGCGGAAATGATCTCGCTTTTTCTTCTTGCATTCGCTGTTAGTATGGATAGCTTTGGAGTCGGTTTGACGTACGGATTAAGAAAAATGAAGTTACCTTTTTCTTCCTTACTGTTTATAGCTGGCTTTTCAGCTTTTTCTATTTTAATTGCAATGGCGATAGGTAGTGGGTTACAGCAACTAATTTCCACTAGCGTAGCAGAGTCAATTGGTGGCATTATACTAATAGGGATTGGTGCTTGGGCGATATATCAATCGTACCGACCAGCAAAAACTGAAAAGAAAACAAAAAAAGAAAAAGAAACATTAATTAATCTAGAAATAAAAACGTTAGGTATCGTTATAAAAATATTAAGAAAGCCTATGGTAGCAGATTTAGATAACTCGGGTGCTATTACTGGAAAAGAGGCACTATTACTAGGGCTAGCATTGTCATTAGATGCTTTTGGTGCAGGAATAGGCGCTTCTCTTATCGGACTTTCACCTTGGCTAATGGCAATTAGCGTTGGTGTAATGTGTGGGGTGTTCTTAAGCCTTGGTATGAAAAGTGGTTGGTTATTTTCAGGTATAAAGTGGATACAACGCTTTTCTTTTTTACCAGGTTTATTACTTATTATTATTGGGGTGTGGCAACTGTAA